The window CACCAGGCAAGTTGCGAGCCTCATTAGCTAATGATCGAACCTTGCTTTGGAAATGTAAAGTGCTGTAAAAGTGCCAAGTGTGATCATTACAGAGGGACTTTCTCACTGGAGGGAACTGAAGGAAAGAACTTTGATACAAAACTGCTGTAGCTCCTGTGACTCTCTGCCATCACTCGGGCTATTGTCTAAGAAACTGATGTATAAATCACAGCCTCTGTCACAACAATGATTGTCCATTCATCTGTTATCTGTTCCTATCTGGAAGTAAATTAAAGGCAACTGCACACTGCAATCAATAGGCAGTAAGTTGTTAACGGTAATAGAGAATCTCATCTAGATGATAAATAACCTTGGCAGGATTGAACTGTACAATATTAGCAGCGCCACACAGAAGCATCATTCCTCTTCACTTAAACACAGTTAAATTAAAACCAAACACAAAGTGGCATATAAGTCCCATCAGTGTCATTCACGGTCAGATGCAATTTAAATAATTACATGTACGATATGGTTCTGAGAAATATTACCTGaagtaattacatttaaaaaaaaccctggccCAATGCTGTATACCTTCATGTGAGTATTCTTTATTCACGTGCCATGTGTGGTTATATTGTGAGCAAGGACAACGCACGTTGAGTAAGAAGtcagcaggactgggccccatgACTTCAAAGTCATGCCATCAACTGACAAAAGTTATGACAAGTAATAATTTAATGCCCTCATTCAGCTCCAATTACTTTCCCCTGACTTCGGTGGGGTCTGCACCACAGTCCCAAAGAATACTCTGCACTTAACTCTCACCCCATTGGCACTATCTGTGCAAGTCACACTCACTTTAACATTCCCTTGCTTTTCCCCATTTTTGCCACatacttatttttcatttaaaacatttcaatataTATAGTGCTCATGATAGCTGTTGTATTGTCCAAGAAAATGAAGCAGTCTTTTTATCAACAAAACAGGTTCAGCACAAGCAGAGACAAGAATGCATCTTCTGCAAAATCCTGATCCAAAAGGATTACCTACCTGCTTGACTTGCCCATTTGAATTTTTGACTTCACTGTTGAGAATGTTAACAAAAGTGCCAGTGGAGATGTGGAAACCTGTCAGTGAATACTTGGACTGAGATCACCAATGCagccgctgaagtgagctgtagttcacaaaagcttatgctcaaataaatttgttagtctctaaggtgccacaagtactcattttctttttgcggatacagactaacacggctgctactctgaaacctgtccttttacACATTGTATCAAACACTAAGTGTGTGACCAGAGTTAGATTTGAACTGGCCACTGAGATGTAAAAATGCAGCATAGCCCATAATTAGTCCCTCAGCCTTCCAGGCATCATAGATTTATACCCTTAATTGTACTGATAGCATCAGGTATGAAAATTTTTTGCCATGACTAACAATGCACTGAGGTGCCCATAGCTTCAATGTTATTTTTACCTGCTTCAGGCAGAGTGGTTTACTTCCTACTTTGGGCTAGATTTAAGGGATCTAGTGACAGGACCACCAGTAACTACTCTCAGTGAATTCCTTCTTGTAAAATACATTCAAACTcccttcagatttcttttgtttgtttgaagaggATACAGAGTACTCTAGCATGCAATCTTAGTAATTGCTCCTGTAACTACATTAAAGACACAGACTTTAAATctgaaggaagtattattataaGAGCAAATTCACTTAGTTTAATTTCTTCCAGTGCTGTGATCAGTCTAGGGTTCTACTCACAAAGAAGACTAGTgctcagagattttttgaaaatctgacattCAATGGGGTCTATACTAAAAATGTACTGACCTGAGTACAAGCCTATTAGCGGTCTGGAAACAGATACATAACTAATTTAAAGGTAAGTAATAAAAGAAGTGTGGATGGTTATATCCTCTTACCGTGTCCTGATTTCTAGAACAGCAATGCAGACACAATCTCTGAGTCACAAGGGGCACCGCTATAATATTAATCAgcgtaaaacaaaaacaaacctacaAAACTATTACTCCATGTAGGCAGCCAAGTCAAATTGTGTACTGAGATTATGAGTTATGATCTAGAGTAAGCACTGAATGCAAACCATCGCCTTTTAATGAGCAAACCCCTTCCATGTACTTTATGCTCGATTTTCTGATCCCACTTCATAACTCAGACTGAACAGCGGTAGCCCTCTCTCCTAAGAACTTGGTCTGGGCTTTTTAGAGGGAATCAGCACTTCACAAATGCAGGAAGAAAAATGCCCACTGACTTTTCTAAGTAACTTTTTGCTTAAATAGCCAGGGCAGCTAGTACATTATATGCACCTGCATGCTGTCCATTCCCCTAGCAGTGCCTTTTGGGACAGTCTGCTCGCAGCGGTCACAGTAACCTATGTTCACAGGTGTTTACTACTGGTTTTCGATGCACAAAGTAGGTTTGCTGGATTGACTTTTCCGGGAAGAtactggcagggcagggggtctTCGTCTGCACGCGCCGGTGGGTACTTACCGCATTTCCCCAAAGGTCCCGGCATAGCCCTCCACCCAAGGGGTGAGTTCGCTCTTGATGCAACCGGAGGCAGCGGAGTAGGACATCCTgcccaccatccctcctgggtaCCACACGTCGGATGGGAAGTCGCTGACTTCTTGCCCAGGTGGCCCCTGGCTTCGCCCGCAGCCGAAAGGGCCAGCGGCCGCCTCTGCACAGGGGCCATAGAGCTGCCCCTCCTCTGCGAAAAACGAGTGCCAGGCTGGGGCCGAAGCAGGGCAATGGGGCGGCAGGCTGGCCATGTCCCCCCCGTACCTGCACTGGGCAGCCCAGGCGTTGCCGGGCCCGTAGTCCAGGGGGTTCTCCAGCTTGATGCGGGCATGGGGGGCGAGCGCCAGCTGGAAGCTGCAGTAATCGCGACCCTGGAAAGCCGCGGGCTCCTCCAGGCCAGGGGAGCCCTTGTACAGGGACAGGCTGTGGGGCACGTCTACGGCCAGCACGTTCTCGCCTGGCCCGGGGCCGCTGCCCGCGGCCGAGTGCCCTTTGAAGGAGGCCGGGCTGGTGCCCGGCTCTTCCAGGAGCGCAGCCCCCGCTGGGTTCTTGCAGTCCCCGAGCTGGGCGCCCGCTGCGACCCGGGAGTGCCCGCCGGGCAGGGCGAACATACAATCCTCCCGGGGCAGGAGCTCGCCGGGCGTCTCCAGCGCCTCTACCCCCAGACCCATGGAGGCGGACACGGCTTTGCACAGCTCCTTGGCGCTGTCCCCCAGAAAGTCCTCCTTGGCCGCAGCCACCTCGCCGCGGCTGCCCCTGGCCTGGGCCTCCggctgcaggagctgcagggcGCCCGCCTCGCCCAGGATGTCCTTGAGGTCCCCGGAACAGCCCTGGAAAGCGGAGCCCATCAGGGACAGAGCCGCGGAGGGAGTGACAGCGGGGCCCCCGTCCTCAGGCTGCAGCCTCTTGACCGTCGGGGCGCACTGGCCCTGGGGATGCTCCTCCAGAGCCAGGTACGCGGGGGAGCCCGCTTGCTGCTGCCGGGGGCTCTGTTGCTGCAGGCGGGCACCGGGCTGGCATTGGGCGGAGGAGGAAGGCTGGGGGCTGGTGCCCGGCTCCGCTCTCGGGGGGCCGGCGCCCGGGCTCTGGAACACCTCGCGGACGCTCTGGAACAGGCTCTGGAACGCTCCCCGGAACGTCTTGCCCGCCGGCCGGGCATACACGCTGCCAAGGCCGATTTGCACCTCCATCCCCGGAGGGAGTCCGCGGGGCAGTCGGCCGGGAGGGCTGGCGTCGAGTGCAAGCGGCGGCCGGAGAACGAGCCTGTTGCGGTCCCGTCCCCACTCGTGCCGCTCACGGGCTCGGGTCTAGCACCGGCTGTGGCCAGCGAATCCCATCCTTCCCCGCTCGCTGCCGGCACCACACGCGagtcgggggtggggagggaaacccTGGCTCTAGCAGGTGCCGCCGGGATAGGACCCTCCCGACTGCTGGAGCTGGTGGCTGCTCTTTACTCTTTTGATCTGCGACCTGGAGAGacgcaggagagtggggggagggggagaccggCCCTCTTCGCACAGCAGGTCCCGGGGCTTTGCAATAATTAATCCGGTAACTTTTAGGAGGGAGGAGGGCGGCGCCTTTTTTTACAAAACGCTGCTGCGGCCGCAGGTGACGTCTCTCCTCGCAGCCAAAGGGAGGGAAGCGGCCGAGCAAGCCGGGTGACCCGAGGCTAAAGACAATGGcgatcaaacacacacacacacacacacagaggccacAGCCGCAGCTCCAGTCCCGAACGGCCCTTGACCCCCTTCCACCGAAGTCTGTGGGCGCCGCTTAGCGGGTTCAGCTGGATCACAGCCTACAAACCGTTTCACTGCTGCAAAAATATTTACACGGCGTCCCAGCGACGCTGCACCAGGATCGGCGGCGGGGAGGGATGCAGCTGGGGAGTCCGGGAAGGGGTGGCGGGGGACGTATAGCAAATTCGGAGAGGTTATtaccaccccagagcccaaatCGTCCGGGCTTCAAAGGGCTGCGGCAGCGCTAGGTCTCGGGTGAAGAAGCAACAagtgctgggggaaagggagagcgCGTCCCCCGAGCAATCCCTTGCAGCAGGCTCTGCGCGCAGCAGATGGGTCCCGGGGCTCTTTGCTGCAACTCGGGCTGGTTTCTCTTCGCCCCGTAGCTGAGCCGCTGCTCCGCCCCGCCGGCGCGCGCTGCTCCAACCGAGCCGTTtcccggggctggggcggggggggggaggggggagctgtgtGCGCGCCGCGGAGTGGGAGCGATCAGCGGCGAGTGCTGCGCATCTGACTGGCGCTGGGACTTTCGCTCACTCGAATCCGTCCTGTTGCTCTCTGTCTGGCTCCTCAGCCAGCAGAGCCGGCGGGTGGGGAGCGGAATTGGCAGAGACCTCCGGGCTGAAGAGAAGCAGGAGGGGCGTCAATCAGAAGAGGCTCGTAATAAAATCCACCAAGGTATTTCACGTTGATCACTCAGCGGTACTTTACCATGCTGGTGCCTGAGTACGCCACGTACATATATGTAGTGAGGCTCGCTTTTACCAGGAGGACTCTTgcattgtgcacacacacacacacacaaaagtacaCGTGCCTGCATAAATTGTGCAGTTATGCACCACCATTCATACGCAGGGCGCGCTCATTGCATACGCATACACCAAAGCACACACATGTCATGTGCAAATACACACAGTCATGCACTCACACAGCATAAATGCTTTGCACATACTAACCCACATGCGCAATACCTCTGAACaatcatatatatacatatatgtatataataggGCTGTGCAATTTAGAACAAATGGAGCGCGTATGCTGGGTACAAAGGTGCATACAATTACAGTACATTTGTGCGTGTGCACACATATATAGATACCTATACAGATGGGCCTAGGTTTACGTTCAGAGATTTGCCTCTGCATTATATTGGTTCGTCCTGTAATCATGCACAGTTACATGTAAAACATAAATGCAGCTTCCTGGTGTGTAGACAAATGCATTCTCTTGTCAGCAGTGTATCAGGAAATGTGTAAGAAGGAGAAGAGGCCTTATTTCCAGGGCATGGAGAAGATCCAGAAGCATGTAAATGGGGTGCAAGCTCCAATCTGCAGCAAAACCTCATCCTGATACATTTCGCATACCCACAGTGGATtagctcctttttctgtcatctgcttgaCGCCACCCCTTAAGGTAATAATTAGCTGAGCTAGATGGAaagcggcggggggaggggggggcgaggggagggcaTGTTCATTAAAATCCTCATTTTCGTTTTTCACTGAagatttgttttcattgaaattttcccaCCAGCCTTAATAATTACATTGCCCTTTTACCCGATGAATCTACACACGTTTCGATTTACAGCTAAGAAAATTGAGTATCATACAGATATCGAGTAGCAAAGGAGTTTGCTTCTCTGTCCCTTCTTCACAGTCTTGGCATCATCTGAAAATTGAAGAGATACTTCGGTCCAGACAATAAGCATGTCTTTTATAATCCACTAGTCTGTACATgaccccccatcccactccccacaCAAAACAATAACCACCCTTTGTGTGGGTCGCACGAAAAGCGAAGGTTTGAGCCTCTGGTTTCAGGTCACGAGTAGCTGGTTTCCTTGTAAGCACCATGCCCAGCGTTGTGCCTATCCCTGATGACACGGTAATTGAAAGGTGTTCAGTGAAGCTACGCCAAAAGGGTCGTGTTAATTTCAATTCCTTCAGAGGCAAAGGGAGCGGAGTAACAAATAACAATACATGCcaaatgcgggggagggggggggcgagGCGGGAGAGAGAGAATCGGTCAGGGAAGAATCACGTTCAGACCTTTAAAAGCATATTTACAAGCAAGAGAGGATAACCATAAAATAGATCCCCATAAAAGTTGGCGATGTCCTTTATGCGCCCGCACTGTCTCTATCACCTAagtgcagggacatgccggccgccGCTTCCCGTGGTCGGGACGCGgcactgcggccactgggagctgcgggcggccgtgcctgcGGGCGGTCAATGGCAATAAACTGTCCCGCGGCCGGGGTCGCGTCCTCAGGTAGCCGTCTACTACAGTAGCAGTTTCTTACAATCTAACGTATCAgtaactgctaccagtagcacattcctacacgGAGCAGTTTACTGCACGACCCCGGCCAGCGGATTACGCTGACAGGCCACATGCCGGCCGCAGGCTGCCCACCGCTGCCTTAAATACATACTTTTACTGCCCTGCTTTTATACACTTGGATCATAAAGTCGGCAGTTGTCCACGTGTCAGATTTCCCACTCAAAGGCCAGGTTCTGGTATCCATGTACGGAGTAGCTCCTTACTCCCCGGGTTGCAGTGAAGTCCCTGGGGTTACCGGGGGGGAAGGTGTTATGTAGCGTGAGGAAGGGAGTTAGAATCTTTCCCCCCGGGTTTCCCCGGCTGCATTCTATTCAGACACCAGGGATGATGCAGCACATTGGTTTAAGGGACGCATCAAACATAAATATTTGGGGAAGGGTGAGGTGGGAAATAATGTGGCGCCTCTTGTTACTTTCATCGGGTGATGCAATAGGGCTCGGACGGGTGATTGCTCcttgtttttattgattttcttttcattatatCATTGCGGCCCCTCTCCCCCGGACCTCCAGTCTTTTCTACACTGATCACATCTGGACAACTCCCATTTTGGATCCGCAAGCTCTCTAGCGTGGGCGGCGGCTGCCCCTTAAATATAAATGTCTTCTCATCTAGTTCACCATTGCTCCGGGGGATTCTGAAACTCACCCATGCTGCCCTCCAACTTCTGTTCGTCTGTGCCCAAAGTGCTGAGGGATAGGCAGCTTGAAAACTTCCCTAGCTCCAAAGAGCAACCACTAGCTGAGCAGGGGGGAGACTGGCGATGAAGGCAGGAatactgaagggaaaaaaagggaaaagtttgtaaaaagttaaaaagcactgttaggttaaaaaagaaaaataaatttaattcccTTTCCCATTAACATACTAGATGATCAACAACAATGTCGTTTATGATGAAGTCTCATGATAAATGGTATTTTTGAAGCTACAGTTGCTAGAATCACTTGAATTTATGAGAAGCTCAGCTTTTATTACAAAACACGTTTCTAGCCTTCatagttgcaaagaaaagcttgaaaaatgtgtCCCCGGTGAATCCTAAATACtgaaaagcagaaggcaaattgCAAGAATCCCaaattattattaacaattttaaaacCATTCTCGTGAGTTTCGGGGGCTTGACTCAAGATTTTTTGACATTTGTGGTGGGCAGTAATGTGTTTACAAAAAATGAGAAGTTTTAACTATtttaatgcaaacaaaacatgacAGTATTTATAGTAACAATAGTTTTAACTCTTAACACCTATTATATACAAATTTAATTCATTGCCTTCTACTTCCCTAGCATGTtgcttttgttgtgttttgtttttaatggaattttaatTGGGCAGAGCCATGCAAGATTATTACTTCCCTCTATCAGTTATTAAATGTCAGATTAACCGCCAACTCTTTAAATTCTTGCATTTAACAAAAGTCAATACTAgaatagaaatgaaatatttaactaAAATTGCTACAGGGTCTGGAGATGAGGCTGCCTTTGAGACAGATATATTACTGATACTGGGATATCTAAGAACTGAACCTTTGTTTCTTGTTAATTACTTTGTCAGGGAAAtctcttttattttattccacTCTAGCTATCAAATAAACCCATCCTTCCTATTCTTCTATCGCTGGATCCTGAATCAATAGTCAATCGGGgcatttgccattgtcttcaatagggACAAGAACAGACCCTTTGGGTTGAAAGCTTTACAGCTCTTATTCCCTTCTTCCACCACTTTGAACCCTTGTAAAGTAAGTAATACAGTATTTTGGTATTTGTTACCGTTGCTATAAGTGGCTACTTTTAATTGCTTTGTAACTAGTGGTGGTTCCTTCCAACCTCTAGAGGGAGCTCTAGAGAGCAAGTGTGTTCAACAGCTAGGAGGAACTGCCAATAGCAAGGGAAAGAGAGATACCTGTCCCCATGCATCAGCCAGTATGACTTGTCGCCCTGGATTTCAGGAGTatttgtaccccagaatgtgatcaaACTAATTACAATcatattatgtgcattcagccaccatgaattaatACAATAGAACACCACATAGTGTAGGATTAATCTGAAAGCCAGCTTTTAGAGGCAAGGTCAAAACTATCTGGCAGTTTCcgctaattaaaattaaaaaagtcaacaactaaaaataaaaaagttaagaaaccaaAAACCTTAAATTTAAGAGCCTTTAATAtacaagtatttttattattaaaatggtttaaaatgtttgttaatagtttattaaaaatttaaaaagtaataatttaaTAGGAGTCTCTCTAATGAacctatgtgttttgtaaaagttagttataaaaaaCTAGTTAATATAGTGTACTTTAAagcagtcctctgaagccatcttGTGAGACATTTTTCCTGACCCCTTTTCTCCCTGTGGGGGTAAGCTACTGGCCACTGCGTacctgctgttaattactcaataTCGTTCCAAATTTTAGGTAAACATTTGGAATGTTCTAAACCTATTTCTTATGTCtttgtgtgcttaaatctaatcaACTTCAGTTTTATATAAAGCATGCTTGCTTTTATTAATCTTTCATCAGATGGAATtgctgtgttcccattgatttattcccgATGGTGCCTAAGGAGAAACAATTAAGTTACCCCTGCTGTGGATTCTAAAAATGCTGGGTAATAGACCCAATCATTTCTAACGGCTATTTATTATTTTGAGTGATAGTGAGAAGAATGTAACAATTGCTCATTTACAACAAGATCAAAGATGCACTGGCCTTTCATAACAACCTGCAGattgggaaagaaagagaagcacAGAGATCTTCTTGTGTTCACTTGTAATAAAATTGTTAGGTGCACAGATACAGTGGTGATGGTTGCAGTAAATGTACATCGCTAGATGAGTAGAACTCAGCTTGCTTTTGCTGATGCAGTTTGGCATGCTCAGGATGGTTTCTTTGTTCCCTGAGTACTGCCATATGTAACTTGGAGAGATTCACTTTAAGACTAAACATAATTTAAACCGGTGATCAGGGAAACCACAACAGCACCCACTTCTAAAGAAATGTAGTGGATTACAGAGCCTGGTCTGGCCCACAGCATTTAGATTTTAC of the Dermochelys coriacea isolate rDerCor1 chromosome 9, rDerCor1.pri.v4, whole genome shotgun sequence genome contains:
- the AR gene encoding androgen receptor — its product is MEVQIGLGSVYARPAGKTFRGAFQSLFQSVREVFQSPGAGPPRAEPGTSPQPSSSAQCQPGARLQQQSPRQQQAGSPAYLALEEHPQGQCAPTVKRLQPEDGGPAVTPSAALSLMGSAFQGCSGDLKDILGEAGALQLLQPEAQARGSRGEVAAAKEDFLGDSAKELCKAVSASMGLGVEALETPGELLPREDCMFALPGGHSRVAAGAQLGDCKNPAGAALLEEPGTSPASFKGHSAAGSGPGPGENVLAVDVPHSLSLYKGSPGLEEPAAFQGRDYCSFQLALAPHARIKLENPLDYGPGNAWAAQCRYGGDMASLPPHCPASAPAWHSFFAEEGQLYGPCAEAAAGPFGCGRSQGPPGQEVSDFPSDVWYPGGMVGRMSYSAASGCIKSELTPWVEGYAGTFGEMRLEAGRDHVLPIDYYFPPQKTCLICGDEASGCHYGALTCGSCKVFFKRAAEGKQKYLCASRNDCTIDKFRRKNCPSCRLRKCYEAGMTLGARKLKKLGNLKLQEDGEGASSSSPTDEQASKMVMTCIDGFECQPIFLNVLEAIEPGVVCAGHDNNQADSFAALLTSLNELGERQLVHVVKWAKALPGFRNLHVDDQMALIQYSWMGLMIFAMGWRSFTNVNSRMLYFAPDLVFNEYRMHKSRMYSQCLRMRHLSQEFGWLQITPQEFLCMKALLLFSIIPVDGLKNQKFFDELRMNYIKELDRIIACKRKNPTSCSRRFYQLTKLLDSVQPIARELHQFTFDLLITSHMVSVDYPEMMAEIISVQVPKILSGKVKPIYFHVQ